Proteins found in one Neomonachus schauinslandi chromosome 1, ASM220157v2, whole genome shotgun sequence genomic segment:
- the SEC61A1 gene encoding protein transport protein Sec61 subunit alpha, with protein sequence MAIKFLEVIKPFCVILPEIQKPERKIQFKEKVLWTAITLFIFLVCCQIPLFGIMSSDSADPFYWMRVILASNRGTLMELGISPIVTSGLIMQLLAGAKIIEVGDTPKDRALFNGAQKLFGMIITIGQSIVYVMTGMYGDPSEMGAGICLLITIQLFVAGLIVLLLDELLQKGYGLGSGISLFIATNICETIVWKAFSPTTVNTGRGMEFEGAIIALFHLLATRTDKVRALREAFYRQNLPNLMNLIATIFVFAVVIYFQGFRVDLPIKSARYRGQYNTYPIKLFYTSNIPIILQSALVSNLYVISQMLSARFSGNLLVSLLGTWSDTSSGGPARAYPVGGLCYYLSPPESFGSVLEDPVHAVVYIVFMLGSCAFFSKTWIEVSGSSAKDVAKQLKEQQMVMRGHRETSMVHELNRYIPTAAAFGGLCIGALSVLADFLGAIGSGTGILLAVTIIYQYFEIFVKEQSEVGSMGALLF encoded by the exons ATGGCGA TCAAATTTCTGGAAGTCATCAAGCCCTTCTGTGTCATCCTGCCGGAAATTCAGAAGCCGGAGAGGAAG ATTCAATTTAAGGAGAAAGTGCTGTGGACCGCAATCACCCTCTTTATCTTCTTAGTATGCTGCCAG ATCCCGCTATTTGGTATCATGTCTTCAGATTCAGCTGACCCTTTCTATTGGATGAGAGTGATTCTAGCCTCTAACAGAG GCACATTGATGGAGCTGGGTATCTCTCCCATTGTCACCTCCGGCCTCATCATGCAGCTCTTGGCTGGCGCTAAAATAATTGAAGTTGGTGACACTCCGAAAGACCGAGCCCTCTTCAATGGAGCCCAAAAGT TATTCGGCATGATCATTACCATCGGCCAGTCCATCGTGTACGTGATGACAGGAATGTACGGAGATCCTTCTGAAATGGGTGCTGGAATCTGCCTGTTAATCACCATTCAG CTCTTTGTTGCTGGCTTAATTGTCTTGCTTTTGGATGAACTTCTGCAAAAAGGGTACGGCCTGGGCTCTGGGATCTCCCTCTTCATTGCCACGAACATCTGCGAGACCATCGTGTGGAAGGCCTTCAGCCCCACCACTGTCAACACCGGCCGAG GAATGGAATTCGAAGGTGCCATCATTGCACTCTTCCATCTCCTGGCCACCCGCACCGACAAGGTCCGAGCCCTTCGAGAGGCCTTCTACCGCCAGAATCTTCCCAACCTTATGAATCTGATCGCCACCATCTTTGTCTTTGCAGTGGTGATCTATTTCCAG GGCTTCCGCGTGGACCTGCCCATCAAGTCAGCCCGTTACCGAGGTCAGTACAATACCTACCCGATCAAGCTCTTCTACACCTCCAACATCCCCATCATCCTGCAGTCCGCCCTGGTGTCCAACCTGTACGTCATCTCCCAGATGCTGTCCGCCCGCTTCAGTGGCAACCTGCTGGTCAGCCTGCTGGGCACCTGGTCT GATACCTCTTCCGGGGGCCCGGCGCGTGCGTATCCAGTCGGCGGCCTTTGCTATTACCTGTCCCCGCCAGAATCTTTTGGCTCCGTGTTAGAAGATCCTGTCCATGCCGTGGTGTATATAGTGTTCATGCTCGGCTCGTGTGCGTTCTTCTCCAAAACATGGATCGAGGTCTCGGGCTCCTCTGCCAAAGAT GTTGCAAAGCAGCTGAAGGAGCAGCAGATGGTGATGAGGGGCCATCGAGAGACTTCCATGGTCCATGAACTCAATCG GTACATCCCCACCGCCGCGGCCTTCGGCGGGCTGTGCATCGGGGCCCTCTCCGTCCTGGCTGACTTCCTGGGCGCCATCGGGTCTGGAACTGGGATCCTGCTCGCAGTCACAATCATCTACCAGTACTTTGAAATCTTCGTGAAGGAGCAGAGTGAGGTCGGCAGCATGGGGGCCCTTCTGTTCTGA